The sequence TGAAATTAACGTTGCTATGTGAATACGTTTGTTTCAgtgaaatgaattttatttctcCGTGTTTTGTTTAGAGGTAAATACGAATGCTTAGTTGGTAACATTTTTTCAGACTAAATAAAAGCTAGGTTTTATCGTGAAGTTTACATGATTATGATGAAGTTATCTTTGAGTctgtttctaaaactaaaataattctcAGTACCTattgacgatttttttattgagacgagattaaaaaatattcctacgTTTCTGGTACTACAGTTcgtttgaaattttataattactaataattttGCTCATACTGAAACaaccaatcaaaattaaataatacaaaatcctAGGAGAAATAAAGGACGGCCTACAACCAAATTTTAATGGATTACAGTGAAAGCAAGACGCCATATAACATAAcgtagagtggcgtctctctCAGACAACTGATATAGTATTTTAGATGGTGATCGACCTCTAGGTAAGTCTGACGCGCAACATTTATACTCGTTAACCCTTACGGAGGgatgtcattaaaaataagatgGAGTCAGCGAAGTTAGCTCACAGTACAAATTTTATTACGTTATAAAATTTCGAATTAAATCTAATCATTTTTGATATAACGCGTACGGCATACTGAGAAGCTATAAACGTAAGGAGCAAACGAATGACTATAATTTTCATCAAGGTTGAGGAAGTCTATCTGAAGAATTGATAACTGGTACTGATATTGGTTATCGTggagaaaaataattaagcatAGGTATGCAGTTTATGTTCCCTCCTTGGGTATATTTATGTTAGGAAAATTGCTTCAGCATATTGTCCTTAAAGGCGAGCTTGACTGACAAAGttcgtgaaaaaaaataacaaatatttttatgagtttacATTCTCCCATACCTCACGTATAGCTCACTCAAGGTTGGCCACCGAATAGACTCTGACACAAAACTGACGTCAGCAAGGTTTCGTTCTTACCGCACTGGTCATGAGAGAAttaagtggaagaagagtggggagactagttataaataaataaatatgtattttaaaatgttttcagatCACTTGGTGTAAAAAGTCTACTATCATCTACAATCTCATGCGGATCTTTAAAGAAGGAAAAAAATTCAGTCATCACTTTTCTCCATTTGCGTTTCAGACATTTTAGATTCTTACACTTGGAATCCAGGTGCCCTGTCTTACTTACGACGCCTACCCCTATCAAATCCTTGTTTTAATACCTTAAATGCCTCTCACAAAAACTGGAGCGACATACACCTGTGCCGTAATAATTGTCTGTCACTTTTAAGGTGAACAACGCAAACAGATTGTATGGAACATATAAAAACTCATTTGTCTTTGAGAAGATAGCTGTTGcgaagtataaaaataaaagaaaatctggCTGGGAATAAAGGCCTGAATCTTGTTTATACACGTACTAAGTTTGTGACAGTTAGGGCATTTTCACACGGCACCCATTTCAACGCCAGTTATTCTACGTGAATAAGGAAtctgtgtctgtgtgtatgtatgcctttattttttttataccgtCAGTGATCTTCTCTACTGGAACGTGAAAGAACACCTAGTTAAGGTAATGCTGCACAATGCTGCGTAATGGCTTACATCGATAACGTTGGTGTATAAAATGGCAATGATTTGACGGGCTGTGAGAAagaattacagaaataaatcCGCAAAAATTCGTctactttttcaaataattcatttaaaaaaccttAGTTATCCCACTGACTTTTTTGTTCGTTACTGACAGCGTTTATGTCATTCGTATGTCTACGCTGCCTACGTCAACTATTTTTCAGTTCTGTGTTTGACGCGAAAAAAACGTAGCGACACGACATCACACGGTGTGACACCGCTCTTATGCAAACAGGTTTTAAATCCCACGacgtaaaatatataattttgtcgAATTAATGTAAGTAAATGGGTTTTTAAGCATACAACTGATTTCATACAGACCCTATTGTTTTAATCCCGGCTTAAAATGTTGATTACTTTCGGATGGCATTAAATACGATTAAGAAAGCAATGTTGGGTTTATCAGAGGGCCTATcaactcttaaagtaagattgttTTGAAAGCGAAACACAACAGTACGTCTTGTAGAGCGTTTTCTTGCTTCCAAGGcgaataaagataattaaatggaaatttgatttaaatcggATCATGTGTTACGAATGTTCTTACAATGAATGCAAAGTTTAGATTATTAAGAACGTAAGTAGAAGAGACAAAAGCGGTATAAATGTTAACTGAAAATATACAACTGAAAGTTAAAGagttagtaattaattatcCCGTTGTCTAGAACTTTAAGCTTGATAGTTTTGCAATGTTTTCctgaaatcattttaaactaagaaacattttataaaatatttcataaataaacatacgatttcattaattatttaaaattaagccTTAAATTTTCTGTTGAATTCGCCCATAagtttttacgtaaatataCTATCAACGACCTGAAACTAGATTACAAAACGCATATCGGTTAAGTTTGCGAATCAAACAacatctttttattaaaaaaaacctagaagtaataaattaatgatttttttgaaactgaaaatttttgctgacaatttttttttcttctatctaGGTATTGTGTTTCCGGTTACTACAGGTCAAATATATAcagttttcataataaaatgtattacgaATATTAAACTAATCTAAAACGGAGTCTCTTTTACATAGTGTATTCTGAAAATATTGTTGCAGataagtaaatagtaaaatCATGAAGTCTATTACAGGAACATGGTACTCTTAGTGCCAGCAAACTAGGATAGAGGAAGTTACACAACATAAATAAGAATCTGTCAACAGACTTGAAAAAGTCTTGAAATTGCTttcaagaaaacattttaaggGAATGAaaactctatatttttatttactcataGGAAAATATGAACATTTACTTGGAATCTGATTAAATTTGTGTACTATATATGAGAGTcttttacatacttttttacTGGAACACTCTACttgtattaatttgattaatgtCAGAAAACTGATAATACTAATATAGTATATTCCACAATTTCAAAAAACGTTATCTTGTCGCaatctaagcaaagcttgtataatgagtactagacaactgataaacatactcaaatatttctaaatacatattaaaaaaatattgtgctcattatacaaacatttgtcctaggtaagaatcgaacccaggacctccggtatagcagtcaaggtcaCTAACCATTAGACCAACAGCCCAGacacaatataaataagtttactAGTTTTTGTTCTAAATCTGTCTGAATGCCTGTCTTCTTAACTTTCAAGAAAAATCCATTTCAATTATATGGATTCACAAAGTGGATATAAAAGCGATGCTGGCATAAATACATCATTCAATGtgagtataaaaaaaaagaaaaacgttaaGTAATTTGAAATCCCTACGAGAGAATCTCATTATTTCTTTTGGgtagcaaaaatatttgcaatattcCGAACAGGCCTCGATAACTCttcaaagttttcaatttataatggAAATATGTTTCATCAAAGTTACCTTGCcttgtctttgtatttttttgactCATATTTGAATAGATTAAACAGGTGACCCGCTGAAGGTTTCGCATATATTGGCATAATCAAAAATAGAAATCAAagcgtttttatttcaagtacgCCTAAAATAGGCGCTGACGAAATATTCGATTACAGAATTAGTGATTCAAAGTGCGCTCTTAGACTTTTCTGATACATTTGCCAACTCAAGCGATGGTTTTTAGGCATCACACATTATATTGAAACACGTATAAGGCCAAGATAACACAAACACTTTTTATTctgtaaaactatatttaatctTCGCAATTAATAtcataacaacaataatttcaaaacaatttccAAGTAATTTCAATTCAATCATGACAGTCGCTCCTTCCCCCTTCCACCGCGTCTTACAAGCCACAATGTAATTATTTGCAAACACACTTCGCCTTGTTCTGAGGCGTTTGTGCTGAAATAGTACGTACCCAAAGCCTTATTCTCAGAATTACTTCGTAATGTACTGTCAACATGGAATGTAGAGAGGTAGGTGGAAGTGTATTTCGCAATTTATGCGTGCGTTAATACTCATTTTTATTCCCTGTCTGATTTCATACTGTTTTACAGGTGAAACGGTTATTTACCACAAGGAACGACAGCAGGATAAACGTAAAAATGACCCGGCTTCACGGATACCCGAGTGCTTGAaatcaccatgccaaacccgtTGAGTGCGGCGTGTCGCgaattcgatccccgcgttggacaagtttttgtgtgatacacgaatccttgtcctgggtgtctttgtgcatgtgtcttgaatgtttgtgaaaccccccgcgatacaaaaTTTGAATTCCTTAATAATGATAACTCCTTTCCATAATGACTTCCCCCTACACTTTTATGTTCGAGTTCGGGGTAATACGTAAGCTATCATACAGTGTAAGCTTCTGTACCGggtaaaacaattgaatactcACTACGATACACTGATGTATAattgtgttaattaattttaatctctCTTGTATTTTGTAAGTTCATAGAAACgatatgttatatttatttggtttacttttttatgttgtatACAGCTTTTGAAACAATTTGCGTAATCATGAACAACATTGCACTATTGGGGATGTTTATCCCTTTAATATTGAACACATAAGcaagattaaatattattgcgtCCCGGTTCACAAACAAGTGCAATTACTTTTCATATGGTTATCGCACAAACTGGGTTAAATTACCGTAGGTTTCTGAAATTACTGAAACTGAGTTAAAAATGGTACTTTCGTACCATATATGTAAGTTAACTCAATTTCCGTGATTTAACTCTCCTACGGCATTTGGCAAAAATCAATCTTTAGGTAGATCCCTACCGAAATTGATGTCAgcattaacattaatatcaaaacaattaaacattgtGTGCCAACCCTGACCGTTTTGGCGAGCCCGCTCATCAGATCATTATCATAAAATGGAATGGAATTGATATCGCTAACGACGCATTCGTTAATAGCCTCCTTCGTAATAACTAAGGAATGTCATATTAACCTTTCTTCTATACATTTCatcaattatataaataataaattaaaaaagaaccagtcaagtgcgaatcggactcgCAACACTAAGGCCATCCTTAGTAGCGGGAGTCCGAttggtattcaaataaaaaattgttacagaaaatgaaaatatgtacgAGATGTTGTCAGACGGACGGAAATCGGAGtcttaataagatattttaccctttgggttcGAAAATCTTAAAGTTGTTGGTTGTTAACATTTATCGTGCACTAACAGCTTCAAGTGTGatagatttgaaataaacaaaggaATAAAAACAAGTCGAAGCGAGTCGAATTACTGAAATTATATAGATAGTGCTTTCTGACGcaattcaatatttgaaattctcGTATCGAGGTGTACGTAACTGCACTTGAACTCCGAAACGACTTGACCAATTCTTTTGAACTTTTGTGTACGTATTCGGCAGGTCTATTTTATGCCCTAAAACATTTGTATCGCAAAACAACGTTTCCTTGTACAGCTAGTTATATAAAATAGTCCTCTAACGCGTCACTCACTtatcacaacaaaattaattaactttagacTACCTACCTAACGAAAATGATGACGTCATCCATCTCCTAGTTCCCTTTGTAAAAGCTTATAACTGTTTTCAATacgtaaacaaaattatgattttcgAAATTAGAAAGGCCGAGGTGACCTTTCAATTTagtttgcaaattaaaattagGACTGAGTCTATAAGGTCAGAAATAATGGATGGGAATCATTTATTCATGTTGTTAAAAGTCGAGTTTTAACATAACGCTTTAATTAATAGTCCTACTAATAATTAAACACCTCAGTTCGATGATGAGAAAAAGATACTAATTTACGTTCTTCCCATAAGGCAAGGCGAAATGCAGCCTcgtattcacaaaaaaaatggaaagcATTTATTGAAAGTATTACTGACAAATTCCGCGTTTCACAAAAGGAATGTGATCATAAAATTATCTGGCCGTTGTACAACATACTTAAAAGAAAACGCTGCAAAGGACATGCATGGGTGAAAAGAGATCATTCAAAGTAACAATATTCAACTAAGATTTTTGTTAAACCCACAACAAGACAACTGTCCAggcattttcttataaatattaaagaaaaccttCATAAATTAGGTCACGAGTACCTAAACATtacgttaattaattatgacCGCAGTAGTGTCGCAGGTAAGTTTACATAGGTTCCGTACAAACTTCGGAACTAGAAACTGTTCTGTTGAGGACCGCAACCACACATTGCGGTGCATATCCACAGCAACAGGTGGCGATAAAGTTTATAGTCTCATCTAGACTTCTAGAAAGGGTTTTATGAAAACGagagataatatattatgtacctataaaatcactattacttgaaaaaaaaaaacgaccaaCTCGAAAACGAAAACGTTATtcaattttgtactttttaataaacttcCAATTATGTTCAGATCGACGGGATTTAATGAGTTTGAATTcggaataaaatacaataaaaaatgttttttaattttataataattacataataatcaaTATACTAAGCTAGCTCTATAAGcatctttaatttaataaatggatTGTTAGTCATATATGTctctaattaaaatacatttaattaacctATCGCATTAGTTGCTCAATCTCGGTAGTGATTCACAGATTGTATCAACTCAATCTACTAATGGATGTTCTCAGCAAGTAGGCATTCAGTACAAAAGACAATTATCTTATGAAGACCAGATACAGGAAACCCAAGGATTTTTTAAGACATCCGAATGCACAAtaaatctaaaacatttttttgtaatccaCGTAATTTTAAGGTGCACTTAATAACGGGAGACAttacaaaaactgttttacGATAAAGTTTGTCGATTGAGTTTCCGTGTACCTGAAACTCGCTTCACACTCTTGGAGCTCTTTTTAACGTGACAAATTCCAAtcgaagaaaattaattttaaaataaaaacgccaATATTCGATGTTCGACGCATATTATATTTCACCTGCATTAAGAAGACTCATTCGGTACGCGCTGACAACAGATATAAAATGCGTCCATCCTggaaaatgaaatgaagtattaataaaatacgtaacaaTAAGTATTAcgatgcaaaaaaatattgaaatttgtaaattgacataatatggtaaaaaaatataggtaatgtTCAGAACAGGCTTTTTTGGCAAGCTCTTACTCAAgattcaaaaaacaaattaatacgacggaaattgaaatacatttttaatattcttacaCGGAGGTGAAGGTTACGTAATAATTTTACGcgtaaattttatgtaaaatatatacacAAAGTGTAGTGCTGGGACTCTATCAAAAAATTTCCTGTTagcacatttttaaatattaaatggaaaaagatatccaaaaaaattaaattaatatgctCTTTGAAGGgcatgataattttatttccgAAAGTTCAATGCCTTTTTGATGAAAGCAATATaatgttgttaatatttatgaaagcatgaagaaattattataagaaatatattttcaatcgAAACGATCTATTTATGCCTAGACTTATCATTTAAGcttcacattattttttcaatttcgcttttatacatttaattctGTACTCTAATTATACATAGGCAAGGTCTGAATTCAAAAAACACATTAGACAACTTACCAAGACCGACAATCATGACCATGACCATCCATATTAGAGCTATGGCGATTGGGTATCGGCCTTCAACGATCAAGACCAATGGGATGGCTATAGCCAACACCAGCTGTACACACAAGTACACTATGCTTAGCCATATGTAGTACGACATGAGGTCTGTGTCttcctgaaaataaaagaaagtaatgttttaaataaagtgaAGATAGAACACTTACAACATACCAATACTCATTTGTGTATAGTTTTGGTAAAACGTGGCGCATTCACTAATGGtgagtttttttaaatgtcaaagtaTTTGTTTGCAAACTAAGTGTGAAAAGTTCTTACAAAATCAGTTGGTACAAGACTAAGTGCCTGGTTTCAGTGCCCGTTCAGCCCTTAGTGCTCGGAACAGGAGTCCAAACAACTGGTTGGTCCTCACGCAACCCTTTCCAGTTTAAGCCCATGCAGTGTACATCACTTCATTCTTTCAGACAGCGATAACACTACTCGGTACGGATAcctttgtgcatgtaaattgaatgtttgtgaaacccccgcgacacagggTTAGAAATCGTTAAcgcggaagtcgtttttttcTTCAGATGTCTTAGTTATTAATTTCTGCTTGAACCACACtcaaacattgtaaaaaaataaataaataaaacttacatcTAACGCAGCCATCAGCAGCATAACAGACGCCAGTACAAACAACACAGTGATGATTACAAATACTGATAAGAATACGACGAGAAGGACTGTTGTCGGCGTCAAATATTTTCGGTCCTTGACTAGCAGCATTGCCGCGCATGTGAAGCCAAATAACTGCaacaaatcattaataaaacttaataattatattcatcaAAGTTACCATATTGACCATTGACACATTGATTAGTAGATAGATCTGAAATTAAGCTGATTTCGAAACTGAGTTGTATTTTAGGATTGTTGATTGAGTAAGTGACATCAGTATACAATAGGTCTTCAAATGTTCAGGTCTTTAAGTCAAACTGCCAGTTCAAATTAAAAGGGGTTTggcataaaaaaatcattggtAATCTCATAAATCACTCGTCTTAATTTAGCAAATGATCGAATTATTCAAACTTCTCTCCTATAAGTTTGGATAAGCTTGGATAATATTGCAAGGGACGTTATACCCTCATCTTTCATTCGCAGTATAATGTTAGCTAGAAGAAACTAACACTCTTTGTAAGTTCCCGAAACTTGAAACGTATGCATGACTTCACTATTAAAGTTGGGTCGGTGCCACAAAGCCAAgaattcagaaataaaatactaaataaatattattctatctAAAACGATGAGAACGCTATTTCAAAACACAATGTTccctttgtattttatttataaattctaatttgATTCAATGATGATAACTagcatttaaaattgtttgccattttatatgaatatgtAAATTTGACTCTGAATATAATATCGTTACTGTAGTCGAAATAATTTAGAATACTAATTAATAACGCTTTTGTGTAATGGATGTGGATGGTGCAAACGAAATTAAATCTACATACTCATTATTTATAACTCATTTTACGTAATCAATTGTAAATAACGGTCGTCGAACTTTTAGTTCTGTAGCTACTAATACGACAAATTTAGTTGAACTATAAAATTCAAGAACGAATAATATCTTAGTTATCTAAGCAAACATTGATctataatcattttaatataatattacgcACAATTTATATCCAATGTTAGATCAATTTGTATATATTCAGCATAAGTTTTAAAGTATGCGAGTATGTGAGGAATGAAAAGCAATAATAACTGGCCAATGGTTGAGCAGTAAACTTCAGGAATGTTTAAACAAAGTTTGGAGCCAATGTTGGATCAAATATTTGCAGCAAACATTGAAagcctttataaatattacgttaaaaATCGATGTTATACGGATACAACTTAAATTTTTATAACCAGTACACTgttttacaagtaaaaaaaccATATCAATAGTGAAGAGTCGTTATCCATCCGACACACCAGataacatgtatttaaaatatattcacagAGTTTGAAATCAAATctctattaaaaaatactgtaatcCTATCACCATTGCGGCATTTTAtcgtttaattgaaaatatcaatataGGTTCAACTACCTATTTTTAGCGTTCAGTACCTAAGGCGTAAAACTGAAACCCTGATTGAAGCTCCGCTCTTTATCTATCTGACGGTCTGCATGTCCGTCTgttcgtcaccaggctgtatttcacaGACCGTAAGGGCTGGAAATTTTTCGGCCGCCGCTATTTCGtcaaaaagtaaagtaaagttTAGCACTATGTAAATGTCTTTCTAGCGCATAGGTTGACTCCAAAATCTCCATTCTACGCTAGATTTTGCCTAAGACGCAACAAAACGCCTTTTGTTCGACGCCTTACGACGAGCCGACGTCTAAGTTTCagataatatatataatataataatatatattaataatataatattccacaactttcacacaacgccatctagtctcaaactaagcagagcttgtactataagtactagacaactgataaacatactactactactaaattacacccagacacagaacaaataatcaagctacataaacatttgttctaggtgggaatcgaactcacgacctccgccATAACAGTccgggtcactaaccactagaccaacaggcccgatTATTATCAAACTAAGTATAATAATGTACTCACAATCCCCAATAAAGCTATAAGTTTGGTCCCACATTGCACATTCATACATAAACAACCGGACTTTGACTGAGAAAGGTTCTCCAGCAGAAGGAGTGTGTCTTCTTCAACAtccattttataacaaaaatatatatctattaaatatgtaaaaatgtataaataaaatttaagtccaaaataaatgagtataaaatataaaatgacactctaaaatgaaatgtcaaattaCGCTGTGTTTTTTATAGGTACATCAATTTTTGACCGAAAAGAATTCGTTCAAGGAGATATTTTGTAATTAGACTTTTTGTT comes from Trichoplusia ni isolate ovarian cell line Hi5 chromosome 27, tn1, whole genome shotgun sequence and encodes:
- the LOC113505879 gene encoding uncharacterized protein LOC113505879: MDVEEDTLLLLENLSQSKSGCLCMNVQCGTKLIALLGILFGFTCAAMLLVKDRKYLTPTTVLLVVFLSVFVIITVLFVLASVMLLMAALDEDTDLMSYYIWLSIVYLCVQLVLAIAIPLVLIVEGRYPIAIALIWMVMVMIVGLGWTHFISVVSAYRMSLLNAGEI